From the genome of Pelobacter propionicus DSM 2379, one region includes:
- a CDS encoding tetratricopeptide repeat protein, translated as MRMIRTYGVLMSAALLLCGFDWGFSADKCKEALNLVDSLESSRDEGAMRQTEARILGLCPDGAPGHYVSALMLERIGNVDGAIKEYRQALRQNPQFTRASGNLGLLYAQTGRNSEASVELSRGLAATSDPRYHKALGHVLAEMKVYPLAIHHLSEAGNTLTSDAEVFNDLAGVYLAMGDQGKALDEYGRALNADPGNEKAHTGIASIHLERKDLDKALDELKKGEATNPQNRTIHLMMAEIYEKKGDTRQANYQYLLGGKGKGLAQVADGVPAAAKSSPAAPLFVPDFQKSEESLKEIIAESPDKAVDAYGKLGDLYRSAGRDREAMAAYREAVHRNSANSDVYLNLGILHEKMNNLDEAVVAYKQAIRVKPDNADARLRLADIRYERGFYQEAVEQYSEFLKLKPDSPDIQLKLARILAKKKETSLAIDAYDAVLKSAPDNPEANREIAALYKAKGMNDRAVAHYRKALELRKDDADTRSALVSLYVKNRQYDEITELLKGAVELFPEDANNHYKLGLIHEFKKEYGSAIACYQKAAELRPDHARALNALGRMYMKTDRISEAREALEAARKADPTLEETAVLLNNIRDEFNPEPRRISRSVKKSSSRTSRRSASASGKSKSKSSAKAKKTDKRKKKGTSSAKTKSKSKSSAKSKTTSKSKSTAKSKTKKKK; from the coding sequence ATGCGTATGATTCGAACATATGGTGTACTGATGTCCGCGGCGCTGTTGCTATGCGGTTTTGACTGGGGTTTTTCCGCTGACAAGTGCAAGGAGGCCCTGAATCTGGTGGACTCCCTGGAGTCTAGCCGTGATGAAGGTGCGATGCGGCAGACCGAGGCCAGGATACTCGGCCTCTGCCCCGACGGCGCCCCGGGGCACTATGTCAGCGCCCTGATGCTGGAGAGGATCGGCAATGTGGATGGGGCCATCAAGGAGTATCGCCAGGCCCTGCGGCAGAATCCGCAGTTTACCAGGGCCAGCGGCAACCTGGGCCTGCTCTATGCACAGACCGGCAGGAACAGCGAAGCCTCGGTGGAGTTAAGCCGTGGTCTGGCGGCAACGTCCGATCCCCGCTACCACAAGGCGCTGGGGCATGTGCTGGCGGAGATGAAGGTGTACCCGCTGGCGATCCACCACCTGAGCGAGGCGGGAAACACTCTCACCAGTGATGCCGAGGTGTTCAATGATCTGGCCGGGGTGTATCTGGCCATGGGAGATCAGGGCAAGGCCCTGGATGAATACGGCCGGGCGCTGAACGCTGATCCGGGCAACGAGAAGGCCCATACCGGCATCGCTTCCATCCATCTGGAGCGCAAAGACCTGGATAAGGCATTGGATGAGCTGAAGAAGGGTGAGGCCACCAATCCCCAGAACCGCACGATCCACCTGATGATGGCCGAGATCTACGAAAAGAAGGGTGATACCCGGCAGGCCAACTACCAGTACCTGTTGGGCGGCAAGGGCAAGGGACTGGCTCAGGTTGCCGATGGTGTGCCGGCTGCCGCCAAGTCCTCCCCCGCCGCGCCGCTCTTCGTGCCTGATTTTCAGAAGAGCGAGGAGTCGCTCAAGGAAATCATCGCTGAGTCTCCCGACAAGGCGGTGGACGCCTACGGAAAACTGGGCGACCTCTACCGTTCCGCGGGCAGGGACAGGGAGGCCATGGCGGCCTACCGGGAGGCGGTGCACCGCAACAGCGCTAACAGCGACGTCTACCTGAATCTGGGTATCCTGCATGAAAAAATGAACAACCTGGACGAGGCGGTGGTGGCCTACAAACAGGCCATACGGGTCAAGCCGGACAATGCCGATGCCCGCCTGCGTCTCGCCGATATACGCTATGAGCGCGGCTTCTATCAGGAGGCGGTGGAACAGTACAGCGAGTTCCTCAAGCTGAAACCCGACAGCCCGGACATTCAACTCAAGCTGGCCCGCATTCTCGCCAAAAAGAAGGAGACCAGCCTGGCCATCGATGCCTACGATGCCGTTCTGAAGAGCGCTCCCGACAATCCCGAGGCAAACCGGGAAATCGCCGCGCTGTACAAGGCCAAGGGGATGAACGACCGGGCAGTGGCGCATTACCGTAAGGCCTTGGAGTTACGGAAGGATGACGCGGATACCCGCAGCGCGTTGGTGTCGCTATATGTCAAAAACAGGCAGTACGATGAGATAACCGAACTGCTCAAGGGGGCGGTGGAACTGTTCCCGGAAGATGCCAACAACCACTACAAGCTGGGGCTGATCCACGAATTCAAGAAGGAGTATGGCAGCGCCATCGCCTGCTACCAGAAGGCGGCCGAGCTGAGGCCGGACCATGCCCGCGCCCTCAATGCGCTGGGCCGCATGTACATGAAGACCGACCGCATCAGCGAAGCCAGGGAGGCGCTGGAGGCCGCCAGGAAGGCGGACCCGACCCTTGAGGAGACCGCGGTTCTGCTGAACAACATCCGCGACGAATTCAATCCCGAGCCGCGCAGGATCAGCAGGAGCGTGAAGAAATCTTCCTCACGGACCTCGCGCAGGTCGGCGTCCGCATCCGGGAAATCCAAGTCCAAATCATCAGCCAAGGCCAAAAAAACGGACAAGCGCAAGAAGAAGGGCACATCTTCCGCCAAAACAAAGTCCAAAAGCAAGTCATCGGCCAAGAGCAAGACAACATCCAAAAGCAAGTCAACGGCTAAGAGCAAGACAAAGAAAAAGAAGTAA